One Pseudomonas syringae KCTC 12500 genomic window carries:
- a CDS encoding amidase: protein MPTVIEAATRVREGGLTPIHLTELCLAAIETHNSTLNAFGDVYAEAALEQAAGMTAELQRGEIRGPLHGIPFGIKDLFSTAGLRTTRGSLTALESVPVQDAPIIRRLKNAGAIILGKTATTEFGWTGASTSRVFGNGRNPWAPSLTSGGSSSGSAIAVSARMVPAALGSDGGGSVRIPGSFCGAFALKGTLGRIPTWPWSATEMLSHAGPITRSVRDSALLFDILSGPDPLDHQALPAPDESFLARCDQPLQPLRIGFCPTLFDTQVDAQVAAAVDAAVGNIARSLPVMVSTLKPDWQDPLATFETLWVAGRGIAYGKALAQKLDQLDPGFADLIRRSAQYSLSDYLQALQQRAAFANQVHALFDDYDLLLMPTLPILPFAADDVAPVGYAGQDGAVPWARWTPFTYPFNITGNPAANLPCGRSDAGLPIGLQVVGPRFADAQVLQFCAAVEAIAPWDQHLPPVSGQ, encoded by the coding sequence ATGCCTACCGTGATCGAGGCTGCCACGCGTGTCCGCGAAGGGGGCCTGACGCCGATACACTTGACCGAGTTATGCCTTGCAGCGATTGAAACCCACAATTCCACACTGAATGCATTCGGTGATGTATATGCCGAGGCGGCGCTTGAACAGGCCGCAGGCATGACAGCCGAACTGCAGCGCGGTGAGATACGCGGGCCGCTGCACGGCATACCCTTTGGCATCAAGGATCTCTTTTCCACTGCCGGGTTGCGCACCACGCGGGGGTCGTTGACTGCGCTGGAGTCGGTGCCGGTTCAGGACGCACCCATCATCCGTCGCCTCAAAAACGCTGGCGCGATTATTCTCGGCAAGACCGCGACCACCGAGTTCGGCTGGACGGGCGCCAGTACGTCGCGGGTGTTCGGCAACGGACGCAACCCGTGGGCCCCGAGCCTCACCAGCGGCGGCTCCAGCTCCGGTTCGGCCATTGCCGTGTCGGCGCGCATGGTTCCTGCGGCCCTGGGCTCGGACGGCGGCGGCTCGGTACGCATACCGGGCTCGTTCTGTGGCGCATTTGCCCTCAAGGGCACATTGGGGCGTATTCCCACCTGGCCCTGGTCGGCCACCGAAATGCTCAGTCATGCCGGGCCGATCACCCGAAGCGTGCGCGACAGCGCGTTGTTGTTCGACATTCTGTCGGGCCCCGATCCACTCGATCATCAGGCGCTGCCAGCCCCCGACGAGTCCTTTCTGGCCCGTTGCGACCAGCCGCTGCAACCCTTACGCATCGGCTTCTGCCCGACGCTGTTCGACACCCAGGTCGATGCGCAAGTCGCCGCAGCGGTTGACGCCGCCGTGGGTAATATCGCCAGGTCGCTACCCGTTATGGTCAGCACGCTCAAGCCGGATTGGCAGGACCCGCTGGCGACCTTCGAAACCTTGTGGGTCGCCGGGCGCGGTATCGCCTATGGCAAGGCGCTTGCGCAGAAGCTGGACCAGCTCGATCCGGGCTTTGCCGATCTGATCAGGCGATCTGCCCAGTACAGCCTGAGTGATTATCTGCAGGCCCTGCAACAGCGTGCGGCGTTCGCCAATCAGGTGCATGCATTGTTTGACGATTACGATCTGCTGCTCATGCCCACCCTGCCGATTCTGCCGTTTGCCGCAGACGATGTAGCCCCTGTGGGCTATGCCGGGCAGGACGGCGCTGTGCCGTGGGCGCGCTGGACGCCGTTCACTTACCCTTTCAACATCACTGGCAACCCGGCCGCCAATTTGCCTTGTGGGCGGAGCGACGCAGGACTGCCGATCGGTTTGCAGGTCGTCGGCCCACGCTTTGCCGATGCCCAGGTGCTGCAGTTCTGTGCCGCGGTAGAGGCCATTGCGCCCTGGGATCAGCACCTGCCACCGGTTTCGGGGCAATAG
- a CDS encoding M10 family metallopeptidase: MPGPNESSPAELLPDGATDDRVTSLLWGPFWLGDSSGTHLTYSFHRADSVYATDYSRSQEPGDAYSLTDAQAAAAKSALDAWSAVADIKFTEVQDTPDNVGDIRFGGFKGLQGTEFGQAYAPGTLGRSGDVWIGPNVNAADPAKGTDDYLTFMHETGHALGLKHSFEASQYNDVLLDAKFEDARYTIMSYTNNYSFKPTTPMLLDVAAMQFIYGANTHYHTGDDIYKWAPGQSVFETIWDAGGKDTIDASNQEASVKINLNEGEFSTIGKAFLDYNANPDAPTSMNSGLAIAYGAHIENAIGSAFNDTLIGNELDNVLNGRGGLDTMIGGLGNDTYVIDQAGELDLVQEKADQGVDTLKITYDNTSAIAQVINLNAGTLANFENVHLKGEGAFTVLGNDRDNTLTGNDADNVLFGGAGNDKLVGGQGADIMTGGSGADRFVFNNLSEMGKGHNSDVITDFNSQQGDKLSFLKMDANVDTKALDAFSFIGSGEFTGAGQLRFADHVLSGNVNADLHADFEIQLVGVTEFHAHDLAV, encoded by the coding sequence ATGCCCGGCCCAAATGAATCAAGCCCTGCCGAACTTCTGCCCGACGGAGCTACTGACGACCGAGTCACCAGCCTGTTATGGGGGCCATTCTGGCTCGGGGACTCGTCCGGTACCCATCTGACTTACAGTTTTCATCGGGCCGACTCCGTCTACGCCACTGACTACAGTCGCTCGCAGGAGCCTGGTGATGCCTATTCGCTGACCGATGCCCAGGCGGCAGCCGCAAAAAGCGCACTGGATGCCTGGAGTGCGGTGGCTGATATCAAGTTCACCGAGGTTCAGGACACACCCGATAATGTCGGAGACATCCGTTTCGGCGGCTTCAAGGGCCTGCAAGGCACCGAGTTTGGCCAGGCTTATGCGCCGGGTACACTGGGCCGCTCCGGCGATGTCTGGATCGGGCCGAACGTCAACGCGGCCGATCCTGCCAAGGGCACGGATGATTACCTCACGTTCATGCATGAAACCGGTCATGCACTGGGCTTGAAGCATTCGTTCGAAGCCTCGCAGTACAACGACGTTCTGCTCGATGCCAAATTCGAAGATGCGCGTTACACCATCATGAGCTACACCAACAATTACAGCTTCAAGCCCACCACACCGATGTTGCTCGATGTCGCGGCCATGCAGTTTATATACGGTGCCAACACCCACTATCACACTGGCGACGACATCTACAAATGGGCACCTGGGCAGTCGGTATTCGAGACCATCTGGGACGCTGGCGGCAAAGACACCATTGATGCCAGCAATCAGGAAGCATCGGTGAAAATCAACCTCAACGAGGGTGAGTTCAGCACCATCGGCAAGGCGTTTCTCGATTACAACGCGAACCCTGATGCACCGACGTCGATGAATTCCGGTCTGGCGATCGCCTACGGGGCGCACATTGAAAACGCCATAGGTTCCGCTTTCAATGACACGCTGATCGGCAACGAACTGGATAACGTGCTCAATGGCCGCGGCGGTCTGGATACCATGATCGGCGGGCTGGGCAACGATACCTACGTCATCGATCAGGCAGGCGAACTGGACCTGGTTCAGGAAAAGGCCGATCAGGGCGTCGATACGCTGAAGATCACCTACGACAATACCTCCGCTATCGCACAGGTCATCAACCTCAATGCCGGGACGTTGGCGAACTTCGAGAATGTTCACCTCAAAGGCGAGGGCGCGTTCACCGTATTGGGCAATGATCGCGACAACACCCTGACCGGCAATGATGCGGACAACGTTCTGTTCGGCGGCGCGGGCAATGACAAACTGGTGGGCGGTCAGGGCGCCGATATCATGACTGGCGGTAGCGGCGCTGACCGTTTCGTGTTCAATAACCTGTCGGAAATGGGCAAAGGCCACAACAGCGACGTGATCACCGACTTCAATAGCCAGCAAGGTGACAAACTGAGCTTCCTGAAGATGGATGCCAACGTGGACACCAAAGCGCTTGATGCTTTCAGCTTCATCGGCAGCGGCGAGTTCACCGGCGCTGGCCAGCTGCGTTTTGCTGATCATGTGCTGTCCGGCAACGTCAACGCTGACCTGCATGCGGACTTTGAAATCCAGCTGGTTGGCGTCACCGAGTTCCATGCTCACGATCTGGCGGTCTGA
- a CDS encoding sensor histidine kinase, producing the protein MTHHPAPLPASEEERVLSLEHLKILDSAPEQDFDDIVLLATTLCDAPIALVSLVDRERQWFKACIGLDVQETHRDLAFCAHAILQPSDVLVVEDATTDPRFRESPLVLGPPYIRFYAGAPIRTEAGHAMGTVCVIDIWPRVLSEQQRRALLALARQTAALMQYRLVSEQRDQHAAELALGLESSQSQSLALERNLRQSQRVSSLGMLTASIAHDFNNLLQALSASLQLIRMRSRRPTDVETLSDTGLRAVDHGRQLVTRLLNSVRQDGPELICIDVSERIDAARDLLLRSAGDTLDLSFDLSARGWGVLCAEAQLHTTLLNLLSNARDAISGPGKVHISTRLESVKDDPQFPEGDYLVLSVKDNGPGMTAELKEQMFEPFFTTRSSDPGAGLGLVQVQEFAVNAGGGARVETALGSGTTVHLYLRILGPISATNAPAHITEQ; encoded by the coding sequence ATGACCCACCACCCTGCGCCACTTCCCGCCAGCGAGGAAGAACGTGTCCTGTCCCTTGAGCATCTCAAGATACTGGACAGTGCTCCCGAGCAAGACTTCGACGACATTGTGCTGCTCGCCACAACACTGTGCGACGCGCCCATTGCGCTGGTCTCGCTGGTTGACCGAGAGCGCCAGTGGTTCAAGGCCTGCATCGGCCTGGACGTGCAGGAGACGCACCGCGACCTGGCATTCTGCGCCCACGCCATCCTGCAGCCTTCCGATGTGCTGGTGGTTGAAGACGCGACCACCGATCCTCGCTTCAGAGAGAGCCCGCTGGTGCTCGGGCCTCCTTACATCCGCTTTTATGCAGGTGCGCCGATTCGTACCGAGGCCGGTCATGCAATGGGCACCGTCTGCGTGATCGATATCTGGCCGCGTGTACTGAGCGAACAGCAACGTCGTGCCCTGCTCGCACTGGCGCGGCAAACCGCAGCCCTGATGCAATACCGCCTGGTCTCGGAACAACGTGACCAGCACGCCGCCGAGCTGGCGCTGGGGCTCGAAAGCTCCCAGAGCCAAAGCCTGGCGCTGGAGCGCAATTTGCGTCAGTCGCAACGGGTGTCCTCACTGGGCATGCTCACAGCGAGCATCGCTCATGACTTCAACAACCTGCTTCAGGCTCTGAGCGCCAGCTTGCAACTGATCCGCATGCGCTCACGCCGCCCGACCGATGTAGAGACGCTCAGCGATACCGGGCTACGAGCAGTGGATCACGGTCGCCAATTGGTAACTCGCCTGCTCAACAGCGTTCGCCAGGACGGCCCCGAACTGATCTGCATCGATGTCAGCGAACGGATCGATGCTGCGCGTGATCTTCTGTTGCGTTCGGCGGGCGACACGCTGGACCTGTCATTCGACCTATCCGCCCGAGGCTGGGGCGTGTTGTGCGCCGAAGCGCAATTGCATACCACCTTATTGAATCTCCTGAGTAATGCGCGTGATGCAATTTCAGGCCCCGGCAAGGTCCATATCTCGACCCGGCTGGAGTCCGTCAAGGACGACCCGCAATTCCCGGAAGGCGATTATCTGGTACTCAGCGTGAAAGATAACGGTCCTGGCATGACCGCCGAGCTCAAGGAGCAGATGTTCGAACCCTTCTTCACAACCCGAAGTTCGGACCCGGGTGCCGGGCTTGGCCTTGTTCAGGTGCAGGAGTTTGCGGTAAATGCCGGCGGAGGCGCACGCGTCGAAACAGCACTTGGAAGCGGCACTACCGTGCATCTCTACTTGAGAATACTGGGCCCGATCAGTGCAACGAATGCACCAGCTCATATAACCGAACAATAA
- a CDS encoding LysR family transcriptional regulator — MESLGSIAVFVLVTETRSFTQAGKRLGISSSGIGKSIGRLEESLGVRLFHRSTRSIALTLEGSIFLERCRRILSELEAAEMELSNARDLPKGRLRISLPLVSGLVMPVIIDFMRTYPDIELDIDFSDRMVDIIEEGFDIVLRTGDPGDSGLMSKRMGSFQLRVVGAPDYFARHGIPRHPGDLSQHACLLHKFPSTGRFEHWPLRREAGVDDLELPQAMVCNTTEILVDVARAGLGIACLPDFMILSAIRNGELIPVLDDYTVHTGTFRLLWPSSKHLSLRLRVFIDFMHAHLFAPPSV, encoded by the coding sequence TTGGAATCGCTCGGAAGCATCGCCGTGTTCGTTCTGGTTACTGAAACGCGGAGTTTTACCCAGGCCGGAAAACGCCTGGGCATCTCTTCGTCGGGGATCGGCAAGAGTATTGGCCGTCTGGAGGAGAGCCTCGGCGTCCGCCTTTTTCATCGCAGTACGCGCAGTATCGCCCTGACGCTGGAAGGCTCGATATTTCTGGAGCGTTGCCGGCGGATTCTGTCGGAGCTGGAAGCGGCGGAAATGGAGTTGAGCAATGCCAGAGACTTGCCCAAGGGCAGGTTGCGGATCAGTTTGCCATTGGTCAGCGGACTGGTGATGCCGGTGATCATCGACTTCATGCGTACCTATCCCGATATCGAACTGGACATCGATTTCTCCGACCGCATGGTCGATATCATCGAGGAGGGCTTCGATATCGTGTTACGCACCGGCGATCCCGGTGACTCGGGGCTGATGTCGAAGCGGATGGGCAGTTTCCAATTGCGCGTTGTCGGCGCTCCGGACTATTTTGCCCGGCACGGTATACCCCGGCATCCTGGGGACCTGAGTCAGCACGCCTGCCTGTTGCACAAGTTTCCTTCCACTGGAAGGTTTGAACACTGGCCGCTGCGCCGTGAGGCAGGCGTCGACGATCTCGAGTTACCCCAGGCCATGGTGTGTAATACCACCGAGATTCTGGTGGACGTCGCGCGGGCCGGGTTGGGAATTGCCTGTCTGCCGGACTTCATGATTTTATCGGCCATTCGCAACGGCGAGCTGATACCTGTCCTGGATGACTACACGGTGCATACCGGAACGTTCAGATTGCTCTGGCCGTCCAGCAAGCATCTTTCGCTGCGCCTGCGAGTCTTCATTGATTTCATGCACGCCCATTTGTTCGCTCCTCCGTCAGTATGA